In bacterium, the following proteins share a genomic window:
- the truA gene encoding tRNA pseudouridine(38-40) synthase TruA, with translation MTDAQTRRLVLWIEYDGTDFNGWQVQPGQRTVQSEIEAALSKMCNEPVRIVGSGRTDSGVHALGQVAHFNARSAIPPFKFALGLNTLLARDISITDCREVYTPFHAQHDALRKTYRYRILFRRRPSALRRHCTWHVKSPLDIAAMQKAAEILQGERDFESFRAEGTPVESTVRNLERLEVRPVEDELHIEATANGFLRHMVRNIVGTLVEVGRGDRTPGSMADLLGARDRKQAAPTCPPQGLTLVCVDYGEKMPPEAPPDPSEKKG, from the coding sequence ATGACGGATGCGCAGACGCGGCGCCTCGTGCTCTGGATCGAGTACGACGGCACCGATTTCAACGGGTGGCAGGTCCAGCCCGGACAGCGCACGGTCCAGAGCGAAATTGAGGCCGCCCTCTCCAAGATGTGCAATGAACCTGTCCGCATCGTCGGCTCGGGACGCACCGACTCGGGAGTGCACGCGCTGGGCCAGGTGGCCCATTTCAACGCGCGCTCGGCGATTCCGCCCTTCAAGTTCGCCCTCGGCCTGAATACCCTCCTCGCTCGGGACATCTCCATCACCGACTGCCGGGAGGTGTACACCCCCTTTCACGCCCAGCACGACGCCCTTCGGAAAACCTATCGCTACCGCATCCTGTTCCGCCGCCGGCCGAGCGCACTGCGCCGACACTGTACGTGGCACGTCAAATCGCCGCTCGATATCGCGGCTATGCAAAAGGCCGCGGAGATTTTGCAGGGAGAGCGTGATTTCGAGAGCTTCCGGGCGGAGGGGACGCCGGTTGAGTCCACCGTGCGGAACCTGGAGCGCCTGGAGGTGAGGCCGGTGGAGGATGAACTGCACATCGAGGCGACGGCGAACGGCTTTCTGCGCCACATGGTGCGCAACATCGTCGGCACCCTGGTGGAGGTGGGCCGCGGCGACCGGACGCCCGGCTCGATGGCGGATCTTCTCGGAGCGCGCGACCGGAAGCAGGCCGCCCCGACGTGCCCCCCGCAGGGCCTGACTCTCGTGTGTGTGGACTACGGAGAGAAAATGCCGCCTGAAGCGCCGCCCGATCCTTCCGAGAAAAAAGGTTGA